GTGCGGGAACAGGTCGAGGGCCGCGATGAGTCCGGTCGCGACCAGCAGCGGCTGGGCGATCTTGGTGTCGCGGATGGTCTCGGCGTCGGCCTTCGTGCCGTAGTGGGCGAGGTCGATGTCGGCGACGGTGGCCAGCCAGTCGAACCGCGCGGCGAAGACGGGGTCCTCGAGCCAGGGCGTGAGGAAGCCGGGGGTCTGGGCCCCCTGGCCGGGGGCGACGATGACGAGCACGGGGTCCACTCTGCCGGGTGCGCGGCTCCGCTCGCGGGTCCGACGCCGACGAAACTCACCCGGGGATCGTTGGAGGTTTCCTACAACTCGGTGCGGCCGGACTGGCGGCCGAGGATGAGCGCGAGCTGGAGGGCGAAGGCCTCCCGGGGACGGGTCGGCGACCACCCGGTGAGCTCCGAGACCTGGCGCAGCCGGTAGCGCACGGTGTTGGGGTGCACGAAGAGCGCACGGGCCGTCCCCTCGATGGAGGCGCCGTGCTCGAACCAGGCGCCGAGGGTCTCGAGGAGCGTGCCGCGCGTGGCCATGAGGGGGAGGTAGACCTCGTCGACGAGGTGTCGCCGGGCGTGCCCGTCGCCGGCGAGCGCGCGCTCGGGGAGCAGGTCGCGGCTGGCCACGGGACGGGGTGCGTCCGGCCAGCCGCTGGCCGCGCGGTGGGCCGACAGCGCGGCGCGGGCCGAGGCGTTGGCGTGGGCGAGGTCGGCGGTGACGGGTCCGACCACCACCGGTCCGTCGCCGAAGTGGTCGAGCAACCGGGTCGCGGCCTTGAGCGGGTCGGTGACGCCGCCGAGCACGACCACGAGCCGCTCGCCCTGCGTGGCGCAGAGCGCGTCCATGTCGCCGACGCGTGCGGAGCGGCGTACGGACTCGAAGACGTCGAGCTCGGCACGGTGCGGGGGAACCGCGCCCAGCACGACGGCCACGTCGCCGTGGGCGCCCCAGCCGAGCGCGCTGGCGCGTGACAGGACCGTCTCGTCGGCCTCGGCCCGGACGACCGCGTCGACGACCAGCGCCTCGAGGCGGGCGTCCCAGGCGCCGCGGGACTCGGCGGCCCGCGCGTAGACGGCGGCGGTGGCGAAGGCCACCTCCCGGGCGTAGAGGAGCACGGCGTCGTGGACCTCGCCGACGTCCTCGGGGTCGAGCAGGGCGTCGATGTTGGTCTCGACCACGCGGATGCTCAGCCGCACCAGCTCGACCGTCTGCTGCAGCGAGATCACCCCCGTCAGCTCGCGGGGTGCGGCGCCGAAGACCACCACGTCCAGCGGGTCGTGGGAGGAGACCTCGACCTCGCGGTCGTACCAGTCGACGAAGCCGCGGATGCCGGCCTGGACGATGAGCCCGACCCAGGAGCGGTCCTCGGCGCTGAGGTCGGCGAACCAGGGCAGGTCGGTGGCCATCCGGCCCGTCGCGGCGGTGCTCAGCGTCCCGGACGAGCTGCGCAGCGCCTCGGCTGCGCGGCGTCTGGACGGTGGCATGGGACGACTGTAGTGCCGCAGCGGTTCTCGTGGGGTTCCCACGAAGGGGCCCCGGGCGGGACGGTCGCCGCTGGCGGGCGCCGCAGGTCACGACTGCGCATCGTCACCGTGGTGGCGGGGTACGACGGCGTCCCGTCTGGTTGAATCCGGCACCTGTCCTGACCGGTTGGAGTCCGAGTGCCCCGTCGAGCCGCCCCGCACCTGCAGCACGTCACCGTGCACGGGCACCGTCGGGCGTACGTCCGCGCGGGCTCGGGGCCGGTCGTCCTCCTGCTGCACGGGCTCGGCTGCGACCACACGACCTGGGACCCCGTCATCGGGCAGCTGTCGCGCACGCACACCGTGATCGCGCCCGACCTCCTCGGCCACGGCAGCTCGGACAAGCCGCGCGCCGACTACAGCGTCGGCGGCTACGCCAACGGGATGCGGGACCTGCTCACCGTGCTGGGCGTCGACACCGCGACGGTGGTCGGGCACAGCCTGGGCGGGGGAGTGGCGATGCAGTTCGCATACCAGTACCCCGAGCGCACCGAGCGGCTGGTGCTGGTGGCGTCCGGCGGCCTCGGCCCCGAGGTGTCCCCGGCGATCCGCGCGGTCACCACCCCCGGGTTCCAGGAGGTGATGGGCCTGCTCACGCTGCCCGGGCTGCGCCACGTCACCACGACCGCGTTGCGGGTGCTCTCCCGCACCGGCGTGCCCGAGCTGCGCGACCTCGGCGAGGTCGCCGCGATCTACGACTCCTTCAAGGACCCCCAGACCCGGGCGGCGATCCGGCACGTCGTCCGCGCGGTGGTGGACTGGAAGGGCCAGGTCATCACGATGGCCGACCGGGCCTACCTCACCGAGGCGATGCCGATGTGCGTCATCTGGGGGGCCGACGACCAGGTGATCCCGGTCGCCCACGCGCAGAACGCCGGCGAGCTCGCCCCGACGGCGCGCATCGAGGTGGTGCCGAACGCCGGCCACTTCCCGCACAAGGACCATCCCGAGCGGTTCGTGCGGATCCTGCGCGACTTCATCCGCACGACCGAGCCGAGCCGGCACGACCGCGAGCGGTGGCGCGAGCTCCTCGAGGAGGGAGCACCCGTGGTCCCGGCCGAGGCCGAGGCGGGGGAGCCCCCGGTGACGCCGGTGCCCGCCGCGGGGTGAGCCGCGGCGGGCCGGCGTCGGGGACGGCGTGCGCCGTCAGGCGTCGCCGCCCTCCTGCTTGATGTCCTTGGTCGCCGTCGGGTCGTCGATCCGGTAGCGCTGGGCTGCCTCGACCGCCTTCTCGGCGGGCAGCTCGCCGGCGTCCGCGAGCGCCTGCAGCGCCTGGACGACGACGCTCGGCGCGTCGATGTGGAAGAAGCGACGTGCGGCCGGGCG
This genomic stretch from Nocardioides renjunii harbors:
- a CDS encoding PucR family transcriptional regulator encodes the protein MPPSRRRAAEALRSSSGTLSTAATGRMATDLPWFADLSAEDRSWVGLIVQAGIRGFVDWYDREVEVSSHDPLDVVVFGAAPRELTGVISLQQTVELVRLSIRVVETNIDALLDPEDVGEVHDAVLLYAREVAFATAAVYARAAESRGAWDARLEALVVDAVVRAEADETVLSRASALGWGAHGDVAVVLGAVPPHRAELDVFESVRRSARVGDMDALCATQGERLVVVLGGVTDPLKAATRLLDHFGDGPVVVGPVTADLAHANASARAALSAHRAASGWPDAPRPVASRDLLPERALAGDGHARRHLVDEVYLPLMATRGTLLETLGAWFEHGASIEGTARALFVHPNTVRYRLRQVSELTGWSPTRPREAFALQLALILGRQSGRTEL
- a CDS encoding alpha/beta fold hydrolase; its protein translation is MPRRAAPHLQHVTVHGHRRAYVRAGSGPVVLLLHGLGCDHTTWDPVIGQLSRTHTVIAPDLLGHGSSDKPRADYSVGGYANGMRDLLTVLGVDTATVVGHSLGGGVAMQFAYQYPERTERLVLVASGGLGPEVSPAIRAVTTPGFQEVMGLLTLPGLRHVTTTALRVLSRTGVPELRDLGEVAAIYDSFKDPQTRAAIRHVVRAVVDWKGQVITMADRAYLTEAMPMCVIWGADDQVIPVAHAQNAGELAPTARIEVVPNAGHFPHKDHPERFVRILRDFIRTTEPSRHDRERWRELLEEGAPVVPAEAEAGEPPVTPVPAAG